A stretch of the Panthera uncia isolate 11264 chromosome D1, Puncia_PCG_1.0, whole genome shotgun sequence genome encodes the following:
- the DCUN1D5 gene encoding DCN1-like protein 5 isoform X3 encodes MCDCTEKLQNKFDFLRSQLNDISSFKNIYRYAFDFARDKDQRSLDIDTAKSMLALLLGRTWPLFSVFYQYLEQSKYRVMNKDQWYNVLEFSRTVHADLSNYDEDGAWPVLLDEFVEWQKIRQTS; translated from the exons gtgTGACTGCACAGAAAAGTTACAGAACAAATTTGACTTTTTGCGCTCACAGTTGAATGATATTTCTTCGTTTAAGAATATCTACAGATATGCCTTTGATTTTGCAAGG GATAAAGATCAGAGAAGCCTTGATATCGACACTGCTAAGTCTATGCTCGCCCTGCTGCTTGGAAGGACATGGCCGCTGTTTTCAGTGTTTTACCAGTACCTGGAG CAATCGAAGTATCGTGTTATGAACAAAGATCAGTGGTACAATGTGTTAGAATTCAGCAGAACCGTCCATGCCGATCTTAGTAACTACGATGAAGATGGTGCTT GGCCTGTTCTTCTCGATGAATTTGTTGAGTGGCAGAAAATCCGTCAGACATCATAG